Below is a genomic region from Papaver somniferum cultivar HN1 unplaced genomic scaffold, ASM357369v1 unplaced-scaffold_31, whole genome shotgun sequence.
aagggggagtgatacatatcaccatagtattgttgtcgaagttgtgatacaattgaactttgatgttgtgtaataatactatgacaccatgtaacaatgattgagaactcttgttttctcattgttatagctacggattttcaacaacgatgatgctgaacttacaacctttggaatcattggagtacttggaagtgacgaagatttcgagtaatgttgaagaaccaaggagatcatgcatgtggaagagaagctacaaaattttatttatttattttgtattccatatgtattaatagttttgtcactaaatttgacaaagggggagattgttagagcactgctaggtcgaactctcatgcgtttctatctcaagcatgtttgtcaatattagtgatcaaaactataagttttgatttctagtctactattagctaagtctcggactaggatagaaagtgtagttgagctctagactccatggcgatcatcatacaaagacgaaaaactactcaaggaactggtggaacttcatcaactaaaaggtatgtggagacttgaacttatctatcactcaaaagtctatctactctatctcctatcttgagacaaaagtcgtattgctatatagactatgattatacacatttgctattttgagccgagtttatctcgctgatctatttctcgaaatatgtgttggtgagctttcgctttggccaatttcatctttaccaatgacgaaagtcatattagtttcaattacttgaaaatcgctttgacgaaaaatatcttgtgaacaacaactatataacgtcctctacgaatgtttcaatgattgaaatgagagtttagaatataaccttggaaggatataaacattgtctgataactcatacgtgtgtaagtccttattccttgaaccaaagtatgcgtactttgttgctcaggaaaaccggaactgaagtccgcgtaccagtacgcgcactgtcgcaagttcacatcccgtgaatttctgctagagtatgtgaactgaaaacaaacttattccaggtacttaagtccgcgtaccagtatgcgtacttaagtgggttagtttctaaaaacgattatttgtgaacttaaacttatataaactaaggaatgcatacttgcaaaccgtggatacaaagttcataaattgattcgagtcatttgaactagttatggttaagatgaacaactctctaactagttctcttgagtcatttgaactagttatggttgatatgaaagtgctcatatggctaaccatttgggtaactactgttgagccaactaaatgtacatgtttgggtacggttacacaaacctaaataaacgtgcatttcatttgtgtgtaacaagctaagttcgatctaacggttgaaagatattagcttgaatctaatcaggttttcatctaacggtgaatattgaatgctttgttactaagctaacattgattgcaaaccctgaatcgaaagactatataaaggagaaccctagcaactggtaaacctgatccctacacctcctgcgtgatactagttttattatctagagtcgattctcctttaaccttaggtttctatcgagaccctgtaggttaacgacttgaagacatcattgggattgtgaagccatacccaactattttctttgtagttgcgtgatctgatcttattgtttctatcttatttgagtacaatcgtaagattggattgagattaatttctccgataggaaagataaaaatgtagtcacaaacacctaCGTCTCATcgatttatgattccacaatatcttgtttctctattcgattaatattattgtgaggtgattgataattataggttgttcttcgggaatataagtctggattatcaattggttcctgttcaccttgatttatcaaaacacggaacaaaaactcttaggtatttctgtgggagacagatttatctattaccgtagacttttctgtgtgatacaaatttgtttgttaaagtcttcgactttgggtcgtaacaactcttagttgtgggtgagatcagctaagggaatcaagtgcttagcatcctgctgggatcaaagatgtaaggagcgcaactgtaccttggatcagtgtgagattgatttgggttcaactgcagtgcagaccgaagttagtttgtagtaggctagtttctgtagcggcttagtacaatgtgtgttcaatctggactaggtcccgaggtttttctgcaaatttggtttcctcgttaacaaaacttctgttgtctgtgttatttcttttccgcattatattttgttatataattgaaatatcacaggctgtacgttgaatcgatcaatttggaaatccaacctttggttgttgatttaaattgattgatccttgaacattggtctttggtaccgttcaagtgatttatcttttatttaattagactcgcatatttctatttgcttgagtaagtattgaatttagaaagtgagatataactctttgatatacttttaataagattgagtctgactgtctagttgattctcttaaaaatatattggagtttgtccatacagattgctaagataaatattggtgtggttgttagacccccgttttttcattcATGAATAAGTGTATATGGTTCAAACACTGAGATTTGTTGATCCAGACAAGCCACACCATGTCTGCAAGCTTCATAAAGCAATATATGGACTTAAACAAGCTCCTAGAGCCTGGTATGAAAAGCTACACACCATTCTTCTTTCTTATGGTTTGGTATCCTCCAAGGCTGATACTTCATTGCTTGTTCAAAAGCTAGGAACTAGAatagtatatgtggatgatatactCATTACATGCAATGATTTAGTATACTGCAGTGAAGTAATCAAGAATTTGAGAACACATTTTCCAGTTAAACATTTTGGTGCACTTCATTTTTTTTTGGGATTACATGTTAAAAGGAATTCTTCTGGATTATTCTTATCTCAAACAAAGTATGCTCTTGATTTACTGGACAAAATAAATATGTCAGGTGCAAAACCATGTTCTTCACCAGTTGCAGATAACTATAAACTTAGTGCTTCTGATGGTACTCTTCTAGCAAATCCTACTGGGTACAGATCTCTAGTATGTGCACTTCAGTACCTGACTTGGACAAACCAGAAATCAGTTATGTTGTTAATCAAGTATGTCAACATATGCAAAATCCAACAGATGTTCATTTTCTTGCTGCTAAGAGAATTttaagatacatcaaatggactATTGATTATGGTATTCTTTTTACAAAGGGACTTATGGCAGCTAATGACTTCAGTGATGCTGATTGGGATGGAGACCCAGATAAAAGGAGAAGTACAGGAGGTTATTGCATATTTTTTTGGGTCTAACCCTATTTCTTGGTCAAGCAAAAAACAGAATACAGTTTCTAGAAGCTCCACAGAAGCTGAATATAAGAGTCTTGCTCAAACATCTGCGGAAGTGGTTTGGCTGTGTCAGCTACTTAAggatcttcatattttcttaccCATGCCTCATGTCATTCAATGTAACAATGTAGTGCAATTTAACTATCCTCTAATCTTGTTTTTCACAGTCGTATATATCATCTCGCAGTTGATAATCATTTTATCAGGGAACTTGTGCAGTCCAAAATTCTAGATGTCAACTACATTTCAACAGTAGATCAGGTGGCAAATATTTTTACTAAGGGTTTAGCAGGACCTCGTTTTAGTTTTCTGTGTGACAAGCTGAAAGTTTTTTCTGCCAAACCACTTCACCTTGATGGGGGCTAATAACAATTACAGTGCTTCTAGCTTCCACTTCTCTTACACTGCAACTGTAACCTGTCATAATTATTAAATAGTTATCTGGGATGTCGTACATGTTTCTGATTGGTGCATGCTTAGTTGTCTCTGTTAGACTCTCTGTATAAGTACGTACAGTCTCTGTTTAATCATAGATATTGTGTGTGTTAGACAATTGACATGATCAATTGCAACTGTAACTTTGTCAATGATTAATGAAAATAATCTCTTCTACTACTTATCTTTCGCTTCAGCTCACCCtatgattttattcttttttttccctctcttttttgtttttgttgataaccatgtttttcctcaaaaggaaaaaaaaaacaacaaaatataataaaaagtaCAAGAATAAATAAATAGAACACTTTGATCAAATTAATTAATAAAGAGAACTCAACATAATATCCTCTTCTCCATCAGCAAATGTTATTGTTTTTCTTCTCCCTCAAATAAACTAAACCTTATTCTAATTcatatttttataaactaaaaaataaatatatcaaaAAAGCCAAAGGTTTGATAGTAAAAATAATCAAATCCGGCTTAACTATGCTAACCACTCGTTGTCCATCCCATCAATTTCTCCAATATCCatactgcaaaaaaaaagaaagatattatATGCAATGTTGATTAATTTACaaatgaaaataattaaaaaaaaattataattataaAGACATCATGGGCTTATATTATGGGGATTTCTTGATGGGCCTCCTTTCACAAGGCCTGTAATTTATCCAGCAAGCTAGAGTAAATTGATTGTTTCAGCCAATAGAACCCCAAAACTCAGACAGATTTCAGATGTCAGTGCCCTGAGGATTGTGCATCAACTTAGTTTTTATTGGCCTTAGCTGGACTGGTCTGGGCTTTTTCTAACTATGAAACATGGCATCCACCTTTGAGCAGATGTAATGTAAACTCATGCCACTTGTCATTCACAATTTATCCAAAAGAATAtgatatttccacccaaattctCATCCCACAACAACTCAAGtcttatttccacccaaattctCATCCCACAACAACTCAAGTCTTATTCTAACACTGTCAATACACCTACCACAAGAAGCTATTTTGTAATGATCATGATcatgatttgatttttctttctatGAAATGATCAACAAGACCTGATGATCTCTTGTAGGTCCCACAAAATTTCAAAATATTGTTGAAGTATCAAATGTTAAGATGTTTTAGTAGTGTATTAAAATTATCTTTGAATTAATTAATTTACTTACCATGGCAAAGCAGATTCTTGAAAGTATTCCTTATTATCAGAGTAGTAAGAATCATCCAAGTGTTGTTGTAAGAAGAAGCTTTCATCACCATCGCTAGTATTATTAGCATTCATCCAAGACGGAAACTCCATGACTTCATCAAACAAATTGCTGCTACTCATAATCCCATCTTCATCTGAGGATATCAACCCTCCTTTGTTATGATCATGTGAATTATTATTGTTTATCTCCATTTTCTTCAAGTACTTGAACCACCAAGCTGAGGTAACCAAATTCAACGTGTCATTCCACTCCATTCCGTGTTGTTCACCTATCGAACGGATCTCGGCCATCTCGTCATCATCCATTGTTGGGTGCAATCCATTATCCTCCCCGGTGGCATCTATCATCATGTCGGTCATCGGGAATGAATGAGGAAGTACACCTTCCGGCGATGTAACGAAAGAATGAGTTTCTTCGGTGGTGCTAGTACTCGCGAGCGTAGGCGgtggtgaagaagatgaagatggagaTGGATAAGAATACATTGAGGAGAATTggctattgttgttgttgttgtagtacaGTGAAGTGGTGTCTAAATTGTTGAAGTCATGGAAGTTGAGATTTAAGCCTAGTGGTTGATAATTAGGGAGAGTAGTGAGATTGAGATGATCAATAATAGGGAGTGTTGGTTCAATACAAGGAGAAGACAAGAAATGATTCATATTTGGTTGCATAAGAGAAGGAGTAGGACAAGAAAAAGATGAGTAAGAAGAATTCTCTAAGTAATttgtgaaattgttgttgttgttgctggtggtggtggtggtggtgtttgaTGGATAAATTCTAGGATTTCTTCTGTACTTACTTCTTTCTTGTTGTTCATGTTCAAATGAAGATGGGCTATGAAGAGattgtgattgttgttgttgttgttgttgttcattgGCTTGTTTCATTGAAGCTCTATGAAATTTGAGTGCAGTAACAATTTCTCTTCTAGCTTCGGCCATATTTAGCAACCTTTCTTGATATGGTCTACTTGTATGAAGTCTTCTTCTAACTTGCTTCTTAGgttgttgtggttgttgttgAGGTTGGTTTTTAGGAGATGAAATGGAGTGATTGGTGGTTGTTCCTTGGTTTTGCTCATTTTCATCCACATGATCAACATCTTGACCTTGTTTATTGATATTAGGAAGTGATGGTTCTTTTCTTGATGAGGTTAATTGTTTAACGAGGTTTCGGATATAAGCACCGGATAAATGAGGTTCATCTTTTAGCTTCTTGAGCTTCTCTATCTCCATTGCTCCTCCTCCTTTGTTGTTGTTACCTTGCTTTGTTGTTGATGATCTGGTGTTGCTCctcatttttgtttttctttctcaagcACTATAATTGTACTTAAGAAGGGAGGATATCATGAGGGGGTTTCTTTTTGCAGAGAGCAAAGTACAAGAAAAGGCAGATAGAATTAGAGTTGCTCGAGGGAGGAAAATGAGGTTTTTCTCTAGTCTAGTTGATGGTGGTGGGGGTGAAGTGAGGTGAGGGTCTTGTTGTACATCATGGTTGTTATAAATAGGGTACAAGACATTCTAGCCTTCTAGGGTTTTTAAATGTTTTTGGAGCTTTTCCCATTTTGGCAAGGAGTTTAGGGTGTTAGAGGGTCGGCTCAAAAGAAATAAAAGGTTGTTAGAGGATTTTATTACCAGGATTTAATGGGCAGTTGGACCACATTTTAGACTAATTCCCATTGCCCTTCTTTTGCTATATATTTTGCAACAACACCATTTGTTTCTTTCTAGTTTTGAATCTAGTAGTAGTAGTGCGGGAGGAAACAAGTAAATCTAGTAGTAGTAGTGTGGGAGGAAACAAGTACCAACATTGTTAGTTTTTACCATACTCGCATTTTAGTGACGAATCTGTTTGGTTTAGCAAAATGTTATTGGAATTACTAAgaattttttttgacaaaataCTAATGAGTAATTTAATGAAGCATTAGTGTTATTGCGTCTCTAAAAGCAGAAGTTATTCTATGATGTTAGAAACACAGTTTTTTGCTCTAGTTTCAACACaacttttcatttttcatttttatgtGGTATCTGAACACCATCTTAGTCTAACATTTGTCCTTCAAGTTTTAACGGATAGGGCAAAACATTGACTGTCATGGACTTTGTTGGATCTGATATTAATGTCCCCCAACTCCATACTGATTATCAGTTTAATTTGTTTTACTTTCATTTTCTAGAACGTTAAGATCATTAAACTAACATTAAAGAGGTGTACTTACTCTTACATTATTTGAGCTAGTAAGTTAGGTTTACCTTTAGGGGAGCATCTAGGTAGGTCAAATAGTGGAAGAGTATTAAGTTACCTTAAAAAGGGATAATTAATGTCATTAAAGACCTTAATAACAAAGGTAATGTTGACATAAATCACAGAGAATCTAATGAATATGCTCAGAGGAAGAGGATCATCTCTGAAACCTAACCATGGGACCAGTCCTTCTCTTATAAATGTCATCAGGAAAAAGGCTGACACAAGAATCTCCATTACTATTgcgagaaaaataaacaaaagaaaaaccaaCTTCTTTTGGAAATTGCTTTACTATAAAAAAAGATGATGATTCGAGTCTGTTATAGCAAAGCAGAGAATTTGGACAAATTGTCAATGCTTCTCAACTAGTGCATCATCCATACCTAGAGGTATTGTGCATCCCGATCCTACCAGAAATTGGTTTAGTAAGGGCAAATAAATCTGGAGTCAGAGCAGAAGCCACGAGGACAATTACCCTTGTTTAGTCAATGCTGGTTCTGCCTCTGCAGCACAACGCCTCGTAATAAGGCATTTTATATGATCCGATGCAACATTGCATGACACATATATTAACAACTATAGACATCAAAAATAAATCTCCGTTAGTTGTGCTAAATTATACTAAAATGAAAATGCATGAATGTGAAATAACACTGTGAAAATGATGTTAATGTTAGCAGAGAACTTGGACCTATTGCAAATGCCTTTCCCACAACATGTTAAAGCCTCTCAACTAGTAGTACCGTCTCCAtacctctctttctctctctgtcTCAGTCTCTTGTAATTTCAATTCCCATTTACATATACTCAATACAAATTGGACTGCAGAGGCATGGCTTCTGCTGTCACTTTTTTTATGTATCAATCAGACATTACTGTGATGgactgcaacaacaacaatttaacaaccgtgaaaaaaagaaaaagaatttaaaataattacaaaaatttACAACTTTGATTGATTCATACATACATACATTACGTATAAATGCCTGCCTTGTCTTAAACTTGCAGGTAAATTGCAGGGAAATGTAACCATTCCGATTTAACTTTCACTTAAATTCATGGATGGAGTGATA
It encodes:
- the LOC113341741 gene encoding G-box-binding factor-like, whose product is MRSNTRSSTTKQGNNNKGGGAMEIEKLKKLKDEPHLSGAYIRNLVKQLTSSRKEPSLPNINKQGQDVDHVDENEQNQGTTTNHSISSPKNQPQQQPQQPKKQVRRRLHTSRPYQERLLNMAEARREIVTALKRNPRIYPSNTTTTTTSNNNNNFTNYLENSSYSSFSCPTPSLMQPNMNHFLSSPCIEPTLPIIDHLNLTTLPNYQPLGLNLNFHDFNNLDTTSLYYNNNNNSQFSSMYSYPSPSSSSSPPPTLASTSTTEETHSFVTSPEGVLPHSFPMTDMMIDATGEDNGLHPTMDDDEMAEIRSIGEQHGMEWNDTLNLVTSAWWFKYLKKMEINNNNSHDHNKGGLISSDEDGIMSSSNLFDEVMEFPSWMNANNTSDGDESFFLQQHLDDSYYSDNKEYFQESALPCMDIGEIDGMDNEWLA